Part of the Novosphingobium sp. ZN18A2 genome, CGCAAGGTAAGGCGTGCAGGCAGGCGCCCTGCTTCCGTCGCGATCCACACCGCGTTCGGAACGCAGATCCTGCTGGGCATCGCGGTGGTCTGGATGGGCGTGCCGATCTGGCTGGCCGCTCTTCACCAACTGGTCGGCGCGCTACTGGTCGTCGCCACGGCCTGGGGGGCGCACGTCATCGGGCGGACGCGCTGATCGTGGCCGCGCAAGGCGCCATGCCGAACAGGGCCGCAACGGATGGCGGGGCCGCCGCGCTCGTCTGGTGCCCCTTCGCCGACGTGCAGAGCGCGGAGACGGCGGCATCGACCCTCCTGGACGAAGGGTTGATCGCCTGCGCGAACATCATGCCGCCGATGCGATCGCTCTACCGCTGGAACGGGGAGCGCGGGGAAGGCACGGAAACCGGCGTCCTGTTCAAGACATGCGCGCACTTGCTGGAACGGGCCGTCGCTCGGCTGGAAGCGATACACCCGTATGACGCCCCTGCGATAACCGGTTGGCGCTGCGATGCGGCGGGGGCCGCCACGCGCGGCTGGCTTGCGCAGGAATTGGTGCAGGTGCAGGCGCAGGAACCGGCACGGGGCGCAGAATGAAGGGCCGGCACGCGACCCTGTTTGCCTTGTTGCTGCCGGCGCCCATCGCGCCGGGCGCGGCCTTTGCACAAGCCGCACAGGCGCTCGCCGCCGCATTCGCCCCTCCGGTCGGCGCGCCCATGGTGCTGACGCGCACGGTTATCCGGCCTTTGAAGGACGGGAAGTCCATCGTCGCCCGGCGAAGCTGGCGCATCCGGTTCGTCAAGGCGGAGGATGGCGGGTGGCAAGTGCAAGGCACGCTGCTGCGCGCCACGGTGGATGCGCCGCCCGCGCTGGACGAACTGG contains:
- the cutA gene encoding divalent-cation tolerance protein CutA, translated to MPNRAATDGGAAALVWCPFADVQSAETAASTLLDEGLIACANIMPPMRSLYRWNGERGEGTETGVLFKTCAHLLERAVARLEAIHPYDAPAITGWRCDAAGAATRGWLAQELVQVQAQEPARGAE